GGCCAGGGCGTCGAGACGGGCGGCACGGACGTCGACGGTGCGGTCGTCGCCGAGGGCCAGGATCGCGGCCGTGAAGTCGGGCCACCCCGCACGGCCGATCGCCTGCAGGGCCGTGACGCGCACGTGGAACACGGGGTCGGCGAGCAGGTCCTGGATGCAGTCGCGCACGCTGGGGGTGAGCACGCCCAGGCGGCCCAGGGCATCGGCCACGCGCACCCGCTGGTGCCAGTGTTCGTGGCCGGACCAGGCGCGGGCGGCGATCGAGTCGACGGCGTCGGCGGCGCCGATGCGGCCCAGGGTGCGGATCGCGTAGCGCCGGGTCAGGGCGAACTCGTCGCGGGTGAGCGCCACGAGACGCTGGTGGGTCGACGGATCCGGCACCTTTTCGAGGGCGTAGGCCGCACGCCACACGACGCCCGGCACCGAGTCCAGGGTCGCGGTCAGCAGGGGGATCACGCTCGTCGCGTCGGCCAGCAGGGCCAGGGCCTCGGCCGTGGCCTCGCGGATGCGGGGGTAGTCGCTCTGCAGCAGAGGATGCAGATACACGGCCGTGCCCTCGCGCCCGATCCGGCCCAGGGCGCGGCAGATCTCGGCCGTGGCCTCGACGTCCGACTCGACGTCGAGCTGGCGGACCAGGGTCTCCATCGCGTCGGGGTGGCGCAGGATCCCCAGGGCGAAGGCCGCCTCGCGGCGGACCTCGGGGGCGCCGTCCTCGACGAGACAGCGCGTGAGAGGGATCAGGCCGTCGGCGTGGCCGATGCGGCCGAGGGCGCGGGCCGCCGACGCACGCAGGTCGATGCCGCCGGTGCGCAGCAGGGTGGTGAGGCTGTCGCCGGCGAGGGTGCGCGTGTCCTCCCAGCGGCGGAGGTCCTGCCACCGCCGATCCGGATCGTCCGGAGAGGTGCAGGCCGTCAGAGCGACGGCCACGGCCAGGCTCGCGACGATGGCGGATCGGAACACCGTGATCTCCCGTCGGGCGATGGGCCCGGCCACCGGGCACCGCCGGGAGCGTAGACCGGGGGCGGGGTCCGGGCAAGCGCGTGGCTGGTCGTGGGGTGCGGCCGCTGCTAACGTCGGCCCACGATGGCTGCGCCGAATTCGTCCGAATCCACTCCCTGTGCGCTGGTCGCGCGGATCGAACTCGCCTACGACGGAACCGACTTCCACGGCTGGCAGATCCAGCCGGGGCGGGTGCGGACGGTCCAGGGCGAGCTCGTGGCGGCGCTGGAGCGTCTGGTTCCGCTATCGGGTCTGCCGCCGGGAGCGGGCCGCACCGATGCCGGCGTGCACGCGCGCGGTCAGGTGTGCTCGGTGCCACTGGCCGACGCGGCCCTGCTGCCCCGGATCCAGCGGGCATTGCCGCACATGATGCCCGACGACGTCGCGATCCGGTCGGTGGCGGGCGCCCCGCCCGACTTCCACGCCCGCTTCGGAGCGCGGGGCCGGCGCTACGTCTACCGTTTCACCACCGAACGCGACCCCTTCCTGCGGCGCAATCACCTGCGGATCGATCCGCGGACCGACGTGGGGGCCATGGCCACCGCGTGCGAGCCGCTGATGGGCGACCACGACTGCACCAGCCTGTGCCGGACCGCGTCGCTGGAGCCCGGCCGCACCCTGTGCCGGATCCGGCGGGCGGCGCTGCACTGGGACGGGGCCGTGGGTCACCTCGAGATCGAGGCCGACCGGTTCCTCCATTCGATGGTTCGGATCGTGGTCGGTACATTGTTGGAGGTCGGGGCCGGGCGGCGCCCGGTCGACACCTTCCGCGAGGTTCTGGCCGCGCGCGACCGGCGGACGGCCGGAGGCACCGCACCCCCGCACGGGCTCTGTCTGGAGCGCGTGGACTACGACGAGCCGCCGCCGGCGGCCACCGAAGGTTGAGAGGCATGCAACGCGCCGGGAGAAACCCCATGCAGATCCTTCTGGAGACGGCCAACGCCGGAGAAGTGCGCGAGGCGCTCGCCTGGCGGGTGGTCGACGGCGTGATGACCGATCCCGGTCTGATGGCGAGCGAAGGGGCCGAGAAGTCCGACCTGGTGCTCGAACTGCTGGAGCTGGTACCGGGACCCGTGATGGTCGAGGTCACCGCGGGCGACACGGCGGCCATGATCGAAGAGGGCCGTGGCCTGGCCTCGCTCGGCGACCGCGTGATCGTGCGGGTGCCGGCGATCGCGGCCGGGATCCCCGCCATCGCCGCGCTGGCCGACGAGCGCATTCCCGTCGACGCGTCGTTGTGCTTCTCGGTGAGCCA
The sequence above is a segment of the Candidatus Krumholzibacteriia bacterium genome. Coding sequences within it:
- the truA gene encoding tRNA pseudouridine(38-40) synthase TruA, translated to MAAPNSSESTPCALVARIELAYDGTDFHGWQIQPGRVRTVQGELVAALERLVPLSGLPPGAGRTDAGVHARGQVCSVPLADAALLPRIQRALPHMMPDDVAIRSVAGAPPDFHARFGARGRRYVYRFTTERDPFLRRNHLRIDPRTDVGAMATACEPLMGDHDCTSLCRTASLEPGRTLCRIRRAALHWDGAVGHLEIEADRFLHSMVRIVVGTLLEVGAGRRPVDTFREVLAARDRRTAGGTAPPHGLCLERVDYDEPPPAATEG
- a CDS encoding transaldolase family protein, whose product is MQILLETANAGEVREALAWRVVDGVMTDPGLMASEGAEKSDLVLELLELVPGPVMVEVTAGDTAAMIEEGRGLASLGDRVIVRVPAIAAGIPAIAALADERIPVDASLCFSVSQALLAAKAGARFLSPPVGAVDEAGGDGLTLVSSMLTMLDQFDFKTAVVVAALEHPGHVSESARMGADGAAVSLDLLRRLVEHPLTDAHRRDHLERWRRAQH